A single genomic interval of Lathyrus oleraceus cultivar Zhongwan6 chromosome 7, CAAS_Psat_ZW6_1.0, whole genome shotgun sequence harbors:
- the LOC127104532 gene encoding uncharacterized protein LOC127104532: MEEVMAEKKQTSEELVAWKAKYSANSLEQKILNKQKDPGTVTVPCTIKGRTFKRALIDSGASVSLMSLSIYHRLGIKNASDTKTNLKFVDHSRKDAYGIAEDILTSRCNFDMD, from the coding sequence atggaagaggtaatggccGAAAAGAAACAAACATCAGAAGAACTGGTAGCTTGGAAGGCAAAGTATAGTGCAAATTCATTGGAGCAGAAAATTCTAAACAAACAGAAGGATCCTGGAACGGtaacagtaccatgcacaattaaAGGAAGAACCTTCAAAAGGGcactaatagattctggagctagtgtgagtttGATGTCATTATCAATCTATCATAGGTTGGGTATTAAAAATGCCAGTGATACAAAGACAAATCTGAAGTTTGTGGATCACTCGAGAaaggatgcatatggtatagcagAAGACATATTGACAAGTCGATGCAATTTCGACATGGACTAG